CGGCCGGCGCGGCGGTGTGGCACGGCTTTACCAACACGGGCAATCCGGCGTGCTGTGCGGCCGGGCTCAAGACGCTCGAGATCATGGAGCGCGACGGCGTCGTCGAAAACGCGCGCAAGATGGGTGAGCGGCTGGGCCAGCGGCTGCAGGAGCTGCGCAGCTCGCCGATCGTGGGTGATATCCGCGCGCTCGGCCTGATGGCCGCGGTCGAACTGGTGCGCGATCCGCGCACGCGCGAGGCGTTCCCGGAGGCGCTTGGCGTCGGCGCCCACTTCCGCGACACGGCGCGCGAACAGGGGCTGCTGATCCGCGCGGTCGGCGACAGCGTGTGCATGTCGCCGCCGCTCATCATCACCGCCCGGGAGATCGATCTGCTGATCGAGAAGCTCAAGGCAACGCTCGTCGAAACCGAATCGTGGCTTGCGGCACAGAAGCAGTAGTTACAGGCGAATGGCACGAACGGCTATACTCGAGCGCCCCAACTGTCCGCTCTACAACGATCAGAAGCTCAAGCTCGGGCTCTTCGGCACCAACTGCAGCAACGGCCTGACCGTCTCCCACGCCGAGACCACCTACCGCGCGACGTGGGAGCACAGCCTCGCGATCGCGCGGCACGCCGAAGCGATGGGGTTCGAGATGCTGGTGCCGATCGCGCGCTGGCGCGGGTTCGGCGGCACCACCGATTTCAACGGCACCTGCTTTGAAACAAACACCTGGGCGGCGGGGCTCGCGGCGGCGACCGAGCGCATCATGGTCTTTTCGACCTCGCACGTGCCGACCGTCCATCCGATCGTCGCGGCCAAGCAGAGCGTGACCGTCGATCACATCTCGCGCGGACGCTTCGGCTTGAACCTGGTGATGGGCTGGTTCACGCCCGAGATGGAGATGTTCGGCGCGCCTCAGCGCGAGCACGACGAACGCTACGCCTTCGGCGCCGAGTGGCTCAGAATCGTCAAGCGGCTGTGGACCGAGGAAGAGCCGTTCGATCTCGAGGGCAAATATTTCCGCATCAGCCAGGGCCAGGCCCATCCCAAGCCGCTGCAGAAGCCGTATCCGGTGCTGGTAAACGCGGGCAACTCGCCCGCGGGGCTCGAGTTTTCGGCGCGCGAGGTCGATTTTAATTTCCTCACGCTCGATACGATCGAGCATGGCCGGGAAGTGATCGCCGATCTGCGCCGGCGCGCGCACGGATACCGGCGAGAAATCGGCGCCATGACCTATGCGATGATGATCTGCCGCGATAACGAGCGCGAAGCCCTGGAGGTCCGGCGCGAG
The nucleotide sequence above comes from Candidatus Binataceae bacterium. Encoded proteins:
- a CDS encoding LLM class flavin-dependent oxidoreductase; translation: MARTAILERPNCPLYNDQKLKLGLFGTNCSNGLTVSHAETTYRATWEHSLAIARHAEAMGFEMLVPIARWRGFGGTTDFNGTCFETNTWAAGLAAATERIMVFSTSHVPTVHPIVAAKQSVTVDHISRGRFGLNLVMGWFTPEMEMFGAPQREHDERYAFGAEWLRIVKRLWTEEEPFDLEGKYFRISQGQAHPKPLQKPYPVLVNAGNSPAGLEFSAREVDFNFLTLDTIEHGREVIADLRRRAHGYRREIGAMTYAMMICRDNEREALEVRREILDKGDWGAATNIMKVLGIESGSFQEQIRSFGERFILGWGGYPIVGTPEQAVDQLKTISAMGIEGVILGFLDYHEELAYFERAVMPLLKQVGLRR